One Papaver somniferum cultivar HN1 chromosome 10, ASM357369v1, whole genome shotgun sequence genomic window carries:
- the LOC113315412 gene encoding uncharacterized protein LOC113315412, protein MSPFKALYRYEPPHLTFSSTFTSSVAAVKEYLQKRDGVLNLSRENLHKAQERMKPYADTKRVDRNFDVGDMVYLKLHPYKQSSIALRKNVKISAKYYVPFTVLQKIGVVAYKLQLPLSSRIHPVFHVSQLKKKIGTTHTTSPYLPFVDHEGQTVLHPAAISDSRTISRKDRQVEQMLIQWTNASAENATWKDSANVHAHFPDFNP, encoded by the coding sequence ATGAGTCCTTTCAAGGCATTGTATAGGTATGAGCCTCCACATCTTACTTTTTCCTCTACATTTACTTCATCTGTTGCTGCTGTGAAAGAGTACCTACAAAAAAGAGATGGAGTTCTGAATCTCTCAAGAGAAAATCTTCATAAGGCTCAGGAAAGGATGAAGCCATATGCTGATACTAAGAGAGTGGATAGAAACTTTGATGTGGGTGACATGGTATACTTAAAATTACATCCTTATAAACAGTCATCCATTGCCCTGAGAAAGAATGTCAAAATTTCTGCCAAATACTATGTCCCTTTCACAGTTCTACAGAAGATTGGAGTTGTTGCTTATAAGCTGCAATTACCTCTCAGCTCAAGGATTCACCCAGTTTTCCATGTGTCACAACTCAAGAAGAAGATTGGCACAACCCACACTACTTCTCCATATCTTCCATTTGTTGACCATGAGGGCCAAACTGTTCTCCATCCTGCTGCAATTTCAGACTCAAGAACTATTTCAAGGAAAGATCGACAGGTTGAACAGATGCTCATCCAATGGACCAATGCTTCTGCAGAAAATGCTACCTGGAAAGACTCTGCAAATGTCCATGCTCATTTTCCAGATttcaatccttga
- the LOC113319096 gene encoding glutathione transferase GST 23-like: MVIVEYIDEMWPDRYPLLPKDVYEKSIVRFWIKFIEDKSTVFFMFFITSGEANKKAQGDMLELLTTIETQTGFKDDNCKFFGGDKINAVDLAFSPFAYWLGAMEKAEGVSLLEAHKFPKLHAWTEALKQDPVIQKNLPDFEELVVFFENIKKYGYQQTPPST; the protein is encoded by the exons ATGGTTATCGTTGAGTACATCGATGAAATGTGGCCAGACCGCTATCCGTTGCTACCAAAAGACGTATACGAAAAATCTATCGTTAGGTTTTGGATTAAATTCATCGAAGACAAG AGTAccgtcttttttatgtttttcataACATCGGGGGAAGCAAATAAGAAGGCACAGGGAGATATGTTGGAATTGTTGACAACCATTGAGACGCAAACTGGATTTAAAGATGATAACTGTAAGTTTTTTGGTGGTGACAAGATTAATGCCGTTGACTTGGCATTTTCTCCTTTTGCTTACTGGCTTGGAGCTATGGAAAAAGCAGAAGGAGTGTCCCTTCTTGAAGCACATAAATTCCCTAAACTTCATGCCTGGACCGAAGCACTCAAACAAGATCCAGTGATACAGAAAAACCTCCCGGACTTTGAGGAACTGGTGGTTTTTTTCGAAAATATCAAGAAGTATGGCTACCAACAGACACCACCAAGTACTTAA